AATACTAGAACAGACTGGCCACAATGAAGTTGGGATGATCATAGATGTGGAAGCAATTTTCACTATGCACTTCTACTATTCTCTATTTTCTTCATTCTCGTCTGTTTAcatgttttcatttaaaatacacacgcaaactcaGTATCATTATCATCTGGATATCATAGTCATTTACTATAAAATTTAAGAACATTGTGAAATTTCTAAATTCAGCTTGTTTTCCTATATAAAATCTGAAGAATTGCTCATAATTATAAGGATGTTAGTAGTTTGCAATAACTGGTATAGAGACTTTGAAGGATATTTTGAGCATTATCATTAGAATAGTGTGATCCATTGTATTGCCATTCATTTCAAATTGTTTATGGAGTAAAGTGTCAGTAGTTGTTTATGCATTATTTATCTGCTGAAATAATCAACTACCAATAGTTTTGGGTATGTATTCTATATTTGTAGATAGACAATATGGAAGAAGACCCCTATAATAGCAGTGGGGATGACAAGCCGGAAATCCGACATAGTACCATTGCTAGACTCCTACTATCCAATAGGATGACACGTCATGATGTAAACAATGAAGTTCCTTCGGCAACAGAAGAAAACAACTTGAATGAAGTACAGACCATCACACTTGATGGGGATTCCTCCCAGGACCAGCACTATGTGGTGAACTATGCCAGCCGCAGTGACTTTGACACTACCAGAAGTGAGTATGAAATGAACCGGGGAGATTTTTCACCATTGGAAGAGTACAATGAGGACAGGTCATCACCTGAGAACCTTGTCACTCCAACCGGTTTCTCTATTGCTGCTCGCCTCTACAAGTGTAGATTTTGCAACTTTTCAACCATGAAGTACACACAGCTCCAACTCCACATGCCCAAGCATGGTGGTGAGTAGAAAgaaattttttcttcactcaacCTTTGAGTTGTGTGCTACACTCTTTGAAGCTACTGATCCTATGATAGTCTCTGTTTCTATCTTTTGGTCTATTTATTCctcctcttgttttgttttttttctttgttgttttttattttgtttttgtttacttagaTGATTGTTGTTTACTAGAGGTTTTCTTCAATAAACTATCTCAGGTGTGGCTAGCACTTAATAAAATGGTTTTGTGCATGTTAGCATCTTGCCTAGCCctaaaaatagtgaaaatagaCATGGCTAGTTTTAATTTCTTGACCTATTACAGTTTCTGTTTGAAGTTAACTTAAAACATTTAAATTCCTGTTTTGCAATTCTTGCTCTAGTTCCATTATCTATGTTCCTTACTTGCTCCATGATCAGTTAATATTACATCTAAATGACAATGCTGTTTACAATATGGTGGCTTAACAGATTTGCTCTAGATTATGTTCCCTGTCTTTTGAAAAGAGAGCAGTACTAAGTTTTATCCATTACTTTTCATCTTTGTTCAGAGTTCAAGACTACCTTCTTTTAAGGAAATATGTGCAAGTGGCTtggttttcatttaaaaatctaAGTACTATTAAAATTTAGGGCTTAATAGTTATCTGAAATGAAACAAAGTATTAGGAGAGACTCAACATTAAGATGTTAGAAATATTAACATAATACCAGTGAGATTACCTTACTTGGAATGATGTTAAGGAATCCCGATTCTACATGACTGATGCAATATTTTGTTGTCAAAAGATATAGCAGCTGTCTAGTCATTGTACTGTATGGTGGCTTTGATTCATACAACAATATAATGATTGGAAACATCTGTGCTACCTCAGAAATTTTACCAATATCTAGTACATGATACCAATATAAATGTGATTGGTAGTAGCTGAAGGAAGCtcaaaagtttgtttacaatGCTTGCTGATGTGGGTTTTTTTACTGCAGAAATAGAGTTGAGGATAATTTATTtgatgtatataatgtgtttCTACAGTAGTAATATGGGAACTTGGGCAGTTGTTTTAACATGGACTGCATAAGTGTATGTAACATATTTTAGTTGCATTTACAATACTTCTTTGCTATATCTATCTTTAGTTATTTTGTTTACTCACTATTAAAtgtgttttgatattttctaCTTCCTTCTTGCTTTCATAAAAAGTCTGAGTTGGGGGAAAACATAGATAGTTGTTTTATCCTGAGATTTATAACAGCCCATTACATTTTACTAGATTGCTGTCTTttatattgttcaattacatagcttatattacattattttttgtattacttTAGCCAtgtcaaattttctgttttaacatATAGgttaatgatttcaatttttaaaaaaatggagctTGCCAGATCCtggcaaaccatccaacccatgccagcatagaaaacctacattaaatgatgatgatagctttgCTATATTTTCATCTAAGACATTTTATCTTGCTATAATACAaactatgaaaaacaaaaaaaaaacagtattaccAAACTTTAAAGCTTATATAATATCTTGAGTAATAAAATCCCTTCtacaattttttattattctaatcTGTGATTAtcttaattataaacaaaaacaatatggtTATCTCTGTGGCAAAGTAAATTTCTTTATTGAAGCAAGGAGCATACATTAGTTatcattttccaatttttttaccCTGAGCATATATATGCCTTTCTTGTTGAGcaaataaattacatttgtaGTAGCAATAAAAATAAGCATTCTTTTTAAGATATGGAGTGTGACTAATACCTTTATAAAGTGACTGGTGATATTTGGAGAAAGTTCAGAAAGTTACTACCTATGTTGACCTGAAACCCTCTTTTTGCcagtatttatttgattttctataaaacctatttcatattttcaacatGTTATCAATAAATCATGATATCCATGAGACTCTTTTATTTCAATCACCTAAGTTGCTCAGCCAGTTATCATTCTTGGAACTAGTTTTATTTATTAGTCTACTTAGAAAGATGTTAGTTATAGTCATCTGCAATTATTTCAATATTGCTCATGTATTTTACagttaaatataacattaaatatttatcaacagTCATTTCCTGACTATGATATTATTTCAGTGATTTTAACACATTGGtatagtgttttttttgtttttacagttcctaattttgattttcttttcaatgtGCTGTTGTGACTTCTCTGTCTgatgaattattttatattgcattgtCACAGAAGTATATAGTCCATAGACTTAAGATGTTTGCAGTGAAACCGATTTCCATTTTGATATATTATCATTAAGTAAGTTAAATATTCTAATTCATTTAGTTGAGTAACGAGAAAGGGTTCATAGAATCATTGGTGAATTTATTCCTTTTCTTATGTTCTGCCATTTCTTTTACATTGGTTGCTGCTGCTCAGTTCtgattattattcataataaacAGTGAAATTCAATCATGTGTTTGTAGTCAATGTAATTTTGATTCAGATATGCAACTGAATTTATTTAATGCatggattttgtttttcattttaaaattttgtgtgtTGCCTTTATTTGTTTTACTGACAATTTTAATGGAGATACCAGTTGTTTCCTTCACTCAGTACTTCTTTTGAACAATAGTTCTGTTACCCAATGTTAGGTTGGGTTAAGGAATCGAATGCTTCACTTGATTTATGGCATTCTTGCTTTATTTAGCTGTGGTTaatcaaatgtatatttattctcttttttttaaaatcttaatcttttggtttcaaagtaaaattgtagtaaatttatttttatattcctagAAATAAATAGGTATTTAATTAAGTCTCATTTAGACTAGATCCATTGCACTGTACGTCAGTTAACTTTCATGATATTTGAAGATACATAATTGAAATGATACTTCTTCCAAATatcttaaatgaaattaaatatggaTATCCCACTAGTTCAATATAGGAATATTGCATGCATTAATATACTTTGTGTATAGTTCTCAAAAACACCTCTTTAAATTAGcaaatattatttgtatcattggctacagaaaataatttttttacaatttctctttttcccctccatccacatatatatatatagatggaagaAGAATTAAGAATAGTTAATTACTTAATTGAAATCCTAAGAACattgattttatattgtttttctgtatatttttcatttgaggCAAGAATCTAATTAGATTTTcacttttaaaactatttattgaAATCCTTTTAAGGTTTATATTATGAACTATGCGACCATATGAGTACAAATTTAAGAGTCTTTGATGCTGATGAAGTTGTAAAATAACTGCACTTCTAGAGACGAAAAGCAATATTGACTACTGTTCAGAGCCtgagtgtgttttttttgttcttttttttttgtcttcttaccctaatttttttttaaaaatcactttaacaaaattttattttgcctTTCTGTAGTGCTTTAAAGAAACAACTTATAAATTTTGGCACATCAACCTCTGAGTTATCAACTCTTTAAATATGTGGGCCCTAAGCCAAATTGTGTCTTCAGGAAGGTAACTTACCCTGCAGATGTATAACTATTGTGTGGAATTGTATTAAACCTGTTTGATGGTATGAATTATaatcaaatgtgtttttttttttttaatcacatacccttgttttgtattctttgtttgttttttttttctttaaaaaaaaaaaaaaagagaatattattttaaaatcttttcacaTCAAGATCAGAGGTTCTTGAACACTCATCAACAATAAATGCCAGGGAAATCTCTTACAATTGAGCAAACTTTTTCTATTTCTGTCCTCGCATTTTTCATTCTCacgttttttcttctctttcttactttcttttattatttatctttcctCTTCTTGCCTTCTCCCTCTTTTCCTGATCCAAGTAAAACTGTCACAAGCAATATGACAAATTTAATTTAACCCATGGACACTTTTGAATACCAAAATCAGCTTCATTTTCGTCTGATTGCTAAGACAAAAGTTCAAGAACCACTGTTCTGGatctatatttttctgtttgttcttgAATGTTTACATAaccagtttttaaaatatatatatgtgtatgtagtgtgtatgtgtgctagtgcatacatacacactaaatgtgtatatgcacactaGCACACTTGTACATGTAGTGATAAACATGATATACAAAtgggaaaataaaattctttacttCAAAGCTCTATATACTTTGGCTTcctatatttgaaatattcagcATTTCTATGGTTTTACTctacttttgttctttcttttttttttttagactccACACAAGTAGATGAATCCATAACTATTTGTGATGCCCCATGGGTGTGTATCAGTGTTACATCAATGTCTTCAGGCATTGTTTTAGATTTCTTTACAACATGCTTGTTCTATACATAACAGCTAAGTCAAACCCTTCGCTTTTAAATAGTTAAATGTGTTTCACCTAGTAGTAGGGACCTTACTTCACATAGTGCTTGCATCATACTACAAGAAATTTGCAGTGAAATTTCCTGTGACctcttatatatagtatatttttattattcacatCTTGCTGGTACTCTTAAATTGCAAGAAATGTTCCAGCTTTATACTGAAGTAAAGTTACCAGTTTTGCTGTTTTACTGGTTCCTACCTGATGACACCAGCTTCAAAAATTCCTTTTGTGTTCTGAATTATGAAAATAGAATGTTAGAATATACAGTGAAAATATCagtttatttagattattttgttCAAGTAATCAATGaccttatttttataaatattgtttttatttatcttttccagGTGTTAAAGCTCTGAAGTGCCCTCTATGTGATTATTCAACCAACGACAAGAGTAACTTTCGCCGTCACAAACGTCTCCACCTCAGGAACAATCCTGTGAATGTCCTTAAATGTGACAAGTGCACTTATTCAACAATCTTGCCCCGGAAAatacgagaacattactgtgaggAGCATGTAGATACTCCTAATAGCACAGCAACAGATTCAGCTACAGTCCCATTTACAGGTCCTACTTATGAAGCAACTCGTTTCCGTTTTCGGCATTTTGGGGTTGATCAGAGTACGTCTTCTGGCAACCCACTTGGTATGAGTACTTTGCATACGTTGTTAACAACAGTGCAATCTCCAAACCTGCAGTTCAGGCGATCAACTGCTGCACCAATTAACAACTGTTTCACACAATATAATCATTATGAATCAGCTAGTCAACAGGCTAATCAAGACACACATTTAGCATCAAATTATCTACGTTCTATTGTCTCCTCCATTATGAATAGTCCCCCTCCACCACCGAGAGTGCCTGTTACCAGCACAATTACCTCATCCAGTCTCTATactacagcagcaacagtagcaacaccaACACTTCCTCCATCTTCAACAGCCTCTATAGGTTCTTCAACAGCAACTACATTACCCATGGTAACTGATACAGGGGAAGTTAAAGTGAAAGTTGAACCCTTTGAATGTGAGGAAATATCAGACGTGTCAAGTTCCGCTGCAGCTACTCCTATGAGAACTCTAACTCCTGACTGTTCAAGGGATGTTCAAACTGTTTTATCGACTTCCTCAAAAAGACAGTCATTGGACTATTTAGAAAATTCTAGTAATCCTTTTGATCGATCTGTTGAGCTTAGAACAATGTCTAATGTTAGCCAGAGCACTGGTGATATAGCTGACTCTTCAAATGCTAGACTTGAATATCACTCACCTATTGAAGAAAACATGGGGAGTGTGGAAAACATAGCTTCAACATCTTCTGGCAAGAATTACATGGAAAACACACTTCACACTTCAAATCCAGTCACTAACCGTAATGTGATGTGTGACATAGCATTGACACAGAACTGTAGTGAGACTGATGTGGACTCTGCTTCAGTGAAGAGAGAAACATCCAGTGTTGCAGTACAGTGTGTTCTACCAAATGTTAAAAATGAAGGTTTGAATGTTGGACAGGAGGAGGCTCCTGAACGAAAGCGGTGGCGATGTCAgtttattgagagagcagtgcaatGTGAACTGTTGCCCTCACGTCGAACTGGTTCTCGTTCAGTGTCCATTGCAAGTGAATCAGAAGGCAGTGAACAACCAAGTACAGCAACGACAACAGATAACCGTTGTATATATTGTGGTGTTACATTTGAAGATGAAGTCCTTTTCTCCATTCATATTGGCTGTCACAGCCATACTGATCCCTTTGTGTGCAATGTATGTGGCAAGCAATGTACCAACAAGTATGGTTTCTATTCTCATATTATGCGAGGTCATCAGTACTAGGTgtattgtgtacatatacacttgtTGGGTGGCTGTGTGCATCTataactatcaatctatctatctgtctacttatctacatatatatatgtatatgtatactatgtgtgtgtgtatacacatacacacaggcaaatagttacaaccattttttttgtatgtgcttgtgtgtttattatGTTAGCAATATATTCacacctacacaaatatatatgtgtgtgtatatgtctatatgtccaaatgtagatgtgtatgtttatatatctatatgtgtgtgtgtgtgtgtatgtttgtatatatggatgtatatgtttgtatgagtagatgcacacacacacatttatatatatggaaatagggagagaaaaaagagataagAAGGATATCCAGCAGTAAAAGAAGGCCTCACATGTATTTATCCAgttcatgctagcatgaaaaatagagataaaatgaatgaatgataattatgtatatgtatgcatatatttatgtatgtatgtatgtatatatttgtatatgtagtacataattgtgtttatatgcagacatgcatggatgtatgtatatgtgagtatgttatctctattaattatttgaattcttcctataaagaaagaaacagacagttCTCCGCAGCAGTGGTGAACTGTTGCTTTCGAAAAGCCTTCATATTTTTTATGTtctactttaaaaatatattttacaaagtgCATGTTAGCTGGTCTCCTTTCTTTATGTAATAACACCAGTTCCATGAGTTTACTACATACACATTTACTAACATAACATTAAGTGCACCAATAATGTAGCTAtagatgtaaatttataatcaaggtaagaaaaaaagaagctgcaggtttcaaagcagttgcctttaaatattctctttctcaatgattttgaaagaaatgtccatatctgcagggcagctcacctttctgaaaatgtatgtatgtgtttgtgtgtgcatgtgtaccaaCAACAGTGACTTTTAAACTCTGCTGTGCTCAAATCTTTGTGTCTTTGCTAGCTGTGATCTTTGAAGTCAAAAATAGGTTTCTACAGTCACCACAGAACACAAAGTAGAAACAAATTCTCTACACATTGAGATGCCAATGATGATAtgatatatgcctacatacatgtttatgtgtatatacatatgtttgtatatgtatgtgtgtgtgtgtctatatatatatatatatatatattaattttgcatCCACTTTTGCAGGCTTCTCCAGTGTACCTGTTTGcaatcccttgtcatctcctttgtgaatTAGTTTCCTGAGCCTTCAGTATATCTTCCCCTTCTGCAGGTTCTTTCCACTTTGTATCTTTCATGTTAATCTCGTTTCTGTACCAGATTAGTCTACTTTCAAGCACACACCACCAAATTCCTCTGACATTTAGTTTTCTTCTATGCTTGTTTGTACTCCATTTTACCTGCCACAGGTATTACACATCTTGTGGATCCTACTTGtgtcttttcttgtttctgtcttttgCTGGTAGTCCTCACTTGCTACTCCTGTTTCACTACCATGAAATATTGTACTTTATTCATAATCTTCATACAATTTGTGTTTTATTTGGAGAGAGAGAATCTTTTTGTTGCTATCAGAGAAAACTTTTTTCCACCTGATTGTTACTCTGGCTACTATGTTTTCAGAACACTTTCTTCCACTGCTAATTTGTGCATGTAGATAACAGAAGTGATCAGCTACTTCTAGGgaatttgaaggaatttgtttTATAGGTTCTATTATAGTTAATACTTCTGTGCGTCTTTTATATGTGAAGCCCGTCTTCTATGTCAGCTTAACCTTGATCCCACTGCATTCCTGTGCACAAGGTATTTATATTGTGTACACCTTATAGCATTCCTATCACTTCTTTTCTGCATAAAAAGCAAGGCCAATCTTTTTCCAAGATAGCAGTAAAATTCTGCTAAATAAGAcattttctttacaatatttacttAAAACCTCTCAGTTCAAGGTTTGCTTTTACATTTCAAATTTCTCTCCTGATTTTTTGATAAATTCAAGTAATAATAGCATAGAAGTTCTCAGAGACATTTAGTTTCAAACTCTTTTGTTATAGACACCTAACTACATTTAAATTCTTTACTGAACACACTGCAAACTTTCTCTTTGCTAATAGCATCTCTATACATGGCTTTCTCAGTTTTTAAAAGTTGTCCACCAGCATTTTGTTTCTGTAGTGATCCCCAGATTGCAGTGCATGATACCCTGTCAAAGGCCTTCTACAAGTTGACGAGTGCTAGCTATAGTGACTTGTTCTTTACAAAGAACTTTTTTAGTTGCCTCACTAGGAAGAGGATGTCAATGGTATCCACTTTGTAGCACAAATCTGAACTGGATCTCatctaagcttttttttttttctaactagtTGTACTATTGTTCTGTTACTTTTGTAACTTGGTGTCTCTCAAGTTGCTTATTTCCAAAGCATTTCCTGTACTGTTATTGTAGTAGCTGATACTGTTGTTATACTAGTCATTAGACATGAccacttcatcattatcatcatcgtttaacactcgccttccatgctagcatgggtggaatgtgttcacaagagctggccaggcagaagccagcaccagacttctgtgactgttttggcaggatttttacagctggatgcccttcctaacaccaaccactcagcagactgaacttagtgctttttacatggcacaagcacaggcaaggtcagttttggcaaggtttttacagacaccaaccactttacaatgtgaacTGGGTGTTTATAAGTGACACCTGCACTAACAGGGTCactaagtacttgcaagacaaaagaaaataactttcaagaggggagggggcattggaggaggtgatcttgtgtcagatgatgaaaggtcagagtgagacagagagacagaaacaggtgtcttgctgtagaggaagtacaaggttgcCTGGCCGGCGAGAGAgtgagatcaggaatgaagacagaaataggTATTCTaccacaaaggaaatacatggttacccaacctgagggaagtgcaggagaaggagagagagagtgggagacagcaggatagagatggtggcaaaatgccaggcatactcacaagggacagggatcagaatataaatgggttggttgagtaaaggaagaaagagatatagatggtggcaagtgccagggcatacccttggggttcaaatgccataatataagaGGCAGGATATTGCGAAGGAAGTATGATTAAAGAGTGCAGAGGTGAGGGAGTGAGTGACAAAAACCTGGGTATACATAAAGTCGGGGGCGGGGGctaccagatagcaatgatatAGAGGAACAGGgccgtgaggacaggattgggaagTAAGAGCTaagcatagtgtatgaaggaagaaatgtgaggaagagaagagatgttgAGATgcagattggtttgttggggtagggtgaatgaaaagttttcttgttatgtgtgggtggaacacacatgTTGGAGGCTAGCAGATAGCAATAATACAGTGAGAgagggtggaacacacaggtcagggGGCAAgcagagcaatgatacagtggaaCAGGGCTAAggggacaggattggggagtgggagataAGCATAatacatgaagtggaaatgtgaggaagagatgtagagacgtagtttggtttgttgtcgTAGAGTGTATGAGAAGTTATCTTgataagtgtgggtgggacacacagcgctgctagaactcagtttcgctgacatgggcaggtcttctttatttctctccagtctacactTGATTGAATATATGGATTATTAGTGCTGTATTACTTCAGATATTTTTAGCACCCCAGCTACTGTCTGTAGCTTGTCTACTTTCTGTACCTTCATAGCCTTTATGGTCATTTCATCCTTATGGCTGTTAATTTTAATAACTAGTCCCTATGCTGAATTAACAGATTTTCCATGCCTTTTCTTGGTATTCTTTCCATCCATCCTTGCTGTACCCACACTTCTTGTGTGTCTCCTAGAAAAACTTTGTTATCTCCTGTGTATAAGTTTCTAATTCCTACTTCTTTTCAAAATGCACCACCTAGTACTTCTTTAAATCTAGAGATTGTCCATAACCTTTCTCCAAACTGTCTTATTTCTGGGTCTGACTGGATCTTGTGATGTCACTAATTACTAGGCCATGTTGAGTGGTATGTTCGTCACTACACAAAGTCTTAGTATTCAGAACCATTTCTCTATTCATTTTCTAGTGATTATGAAACCTTTCTGGTTTACATTTTCGCCTGAGTGATAGATGGTCCCATGGCTGGCTTGTTGATCTATCAAAGTTAGTGTTGCAAATGGTTTTAGTCGTTTCCATCATATAGCTCTAAGAACCTTGATCTTTCTTTGTTTTAGGCACCACAACCAAAGCCTGCATGTATTCCAGAGAAGCCATCATAGTGTGGCCCAGCATGTTCATTAGAGTTACTAGTTATTAGAACGTTGTGGCTATCTGTTAACGAGGCTGTCTGCAAGTGAGCATCAAAGAAATAGTCATTTTGTTCATCAGTTAATCTTGATTGTGGTGCATATGCAGAAACCACTGTTGCTTTCATATTGCCTTTTAGTCTTATTTATTCTGTCACATAACTACCTCAGTTACTTATTAATCATTTCT
The genomic region above belongs to Octopus bimaculoides isolate UCB-OBI-ISO-001 chromosome 2, ASM119413v2, whole genome shotgun sequence and contains:
- the LOC106882516 gene encoding protein hunchback isoform X3, coding for MGVKALKCPLCDYSTNDKSNFRRHKRLHLRNNPVNVLKCDKCTYSTILPRKIREHYCEEHVDTPNSTATDSATVPFTGPTYEATRFRFRHFGVDQSTSSGNPLGMSTLHTLLTTVQSPNLQFRRSTAAPINNCFTQYNHYESASQQANQDTHLASNYLRSIVSSIMNSPPPPPRVPVTSTITSSSLYTTAATVATPTLPPSSTASIGSSTATTLPMVTDTGEVKVKVEPFECEEISDVSSSAAATPMRTLTPDCSRDVQTVLSTSSKRQSLDYLENSSNPFDRSVELRTMSNVSQSTGDIADSSNARLEYHSPIEENMGSVENIASTSSGKNYMENTLHTSNPVTNRNVMCDIALTQNCSETDVDSASVKRETSSVAVQCVLPNVKNEGLNVGQEEAPERKRWRCQFIERAVQCELLPSRRTGSRSVSIASESEGSEQPSTATTTDNRCIYCGVTFEDEVLFSIHIGCHSHTDPFVCNVCGKQCTNKYGFYSHIMRGHQY
- the LOC106882516 gene encoding protein hunchback isoform X2 codes for the protein MEEDPYNSSGDDKPEIRHSTIARLLLSNRMTRHDVNNEVPSATEENNLNEVQTITLDGDSSQDQHYVVNYASRSDFDTTRSVKALKCPLCDYSTNDKSNFRRHKRLHLRNNPVNVLKCDKCTYSTILPRKIREHYCEEHVDTPNSTATDSATVPFTGPTYEATRFRFRHFGVDQSTSSGNPLGMSTLHTLLTTVQSPNLQFRRSTAAPINNCFTQYNHYESASQQANQDTHLASNYLRSIVSSIMNSPPPPPRVPVTSTITSSSLYTTAATVATPTLPPSSTASIGSSTATTLPMVTDTGEVKVKVEPFECEEISDVSSSAAATPMRTLTPDCSRDVQTVLSTSSKRQSLDYLENSSNPFDRSVELRTMSNVSQSTGDIADSSNARLEYHSPIEENMGSVENIASTSSGKNYMENTLHTSNPVTNRNVMCDIALTQNCSETDVDSASVKRETSSVAVQCVLPNVKNEGLNVGQEEAPERKRWRCQFIERAVQCELLPSRRTGSRSVSIASESEGSEQPSTATTTDNRCIYCGVTFEDEVLFSIHIGCHSHTDPFVCNVCGKQCTNKYGFYSHIMRGHQY
- the LOC106882516 gene encoding ikaros family zinc finger protein isoform X1 translates to MEEDPYNSSGDDKPEIRHSTIARLLLSNRMTRHDVNNEVPSATEENNLNEVQTITLDGDSSQDQHYVVNYASRSDFDTTRSEYEMNRGDFSPLEEYNEDRSSPENLVTPTGFSIAARLYKCRFCNFSTMKYTQLQLHMPKHGGVKALKCPLCDYSTNDKSNFRRHKRLHLRNNPVNVLKCDKCTYSTILPRKIREHYCEEHVDTPNSTATDSATVPFTGPTYEATRFRFRHFGVDQSTSSGNPLGMSTLHTLLTTVQSPNLQFRRSTAAPINNCFTQYNHYESASQQANQDTHLASNYLRSIVSSIMNSPPPPPRVPVTSTITSSSLYTTAATVATPTLPPSSTASIGSSTATTLPMVTDTGEVKVKVEPFECEEISDVSSSAAATPMRTLTPDCSRDVQTVLSTSSKRQSLDYLENSSNPFDRSVELRTMSNVSQSTGDIADSSNARLEYHSPIEENMGSVENIASTSSGKNYMENTLHTSNPVTNRNVMCDIALTQNCSETDVDSASVKRETSSVAVQCVLPNVKNEGLNVGQEEAPERKRWRCQFIERAVQCELLPSRRTGSRSVSIASESEGSEQPSTATTTDNRCIYCGVTFEDEVLFSIHIGCHSHTDPFVCNVCGKQCTNKYGFYSHIMRGHQY